The following proteins are encoded in a genomic region of Sphingopyxis sp. YF1:
- a CDS encoding putative quinol monooxygenase, producing the protein MSAIGIIATLRVQPGKEAEFEGVFAELAPAVAANEAGNSYYRLFRTDEAGVYKVMECYDDAAAVEAHRASDHFRTIGARLGPCLAGAPEIERLSAV; encoded by the coding sequence ATGAGTGCCATCGGTATTATCGCGACGCTGCGCGTCCAGCCCGGCAAGGAAGCCGAATTCGAGGGCGTCTTCGCCGAACTCGCCCCCGCGGTCGCCGCGAACGAAGCGGGCAACAGCTATTACCGGCTGTTCCGCACCGACGAGGCCGGCGTCTACAAGGTCATGGAATGCTATGACGACGCCGCGGCGGTCGAGGCGCACCGCGCGTCGGACCATTTCCGCACGATCGGTGCCCGCCTCGGCCCCTGTCTCGCCGGCGCGCCGGAGATCGAACGGTTGAGCGCGGTCTGA
- a CDS encoding carboxymuconolactone decarboxylase family protein, with the protein MRLTKPRIEPVDLDRLDADQRAALEPFFASNGGRVGGGRILNIFRTLAHAPKAMTAFLGWGNYILSRRSALTPRDRELVILRTGWNCRSGYEWTQHKRIGLDCGLTEAEIERIKAGPDADGWNDLDRAMLRATDELTNDHFVTDASWAALAPLGDKGRMDLVMTVGQYTQVSMMLNSFGIQVEDGWTVDPDLKA; encoded by the coding sequence TTGCGCCTGACCAAACCGCGTATCGAGCCGGTCGATCTCGACCGGCTCGATGCCGACCAGCGCGCCGCGCTCGAACCCTTTTTCGCCAGCAACGGCGGCCGCGTCGGCGGCGGGCGCATCCTCAATATCTTCCGCACCCTCGCGCACGCGCCCAAGGCGATGACCGCCTTCCTCGGCTGGGGCAACTACATCCTGTCGCGGCGCAGCGCGCTCACCCCCCGCGACCGCGAGCTCGTCATCCTGCGCACCGGCTGGAACTGCCGTTCGGGTTACGAATGGACGCAGCACAAGCGCATCGGGCTCGACTGCGGCCTCACCGAAGCCGAGATCGAACGGATCAAGGCCGGCCCCGACGCCGACGGCTGGAACGACCTCGACCGCGCGATGCTGCGCGCGACCGACGAACTCACCAACGATCATTTCGTCACCGACGCCAGCTGGGCGGCGCTCGCGCCGCTCGGCGACAAGGGCCGCATGGACCTCGTCATGACCGTCGGCCAATACACCCAGGTTTCGATGATGCTGAACAGCTTCGGCATCCAGGTCGAGGACGGCTGGACCGTCGACCCCGACCTCAAGGCCTGA
- a CDS encoding acetyl-CoA C-acyltransferase has translation MRDAVIVSTARTPLTKAARGSFNNTPSPTLGAFSVEAAVKRAGLEGGEIDDVVFGAAMQQGSQSPNVARLIALRAGLPVTVPGMSIDRQCSSGLMTIATAAKQIIVDRQDIVVAGGVESISKVSGSGKVFIEPDAELLAMHKDTYMPMIGTAEVVAKRYNISREAQDEYSLQSQQRTAAAQAAGKYDDEIVACKATMAVVNKETKEVSYQEVVAAKDECNRPDTTLEGLASLKPVMGEGHTITAGNASQLSDGSSACVVMEAKLAEKRGLTPLGRYVGMAVAGTEPDEMGIGPVFAIPKLLERFELKMDDIGLWELNEAFAVQVLYCRDKLGIPNELLNVNGGSISIGHPFGMTGARCVGHALIEGKRRGVKYAVVTMCIGGGQGAAGLFEVF, from the coding sequence ATGCGTGACGCCGTCATCGTTTCCACCGCCCGCACCCCGCTGACCAAGGCGGCGCGCGGCTCGTTCAACAACACCCCCTCGCCGACCCTCGGCGCCTTTTCGGTCGAGGCCGCAGTCAAGCGCGCCGGGCTCGAAGGCGGCGAGATCGACGACGTCGTCTTCGGCGCCGCGATGCAGCAGGGTTCGCAGTCGCCGAACGTCGCGCGCCTGATCGCGCTGCGCGCCGGCCTGCCCGTCACCGTCCCCGGCATGTCGATCGACCGCCAGTGTTCGTCGGGCCTGATGACCATCGCGACCGCCGCGAAGCAGATCATCGTCGACCGCCAGGACATCGTCGTCGCCGGCGGCGTCGAAAGCATCTCGAAGGTCAGCGGCAGCGGCAAGGTGTTCATCGAGCCCGACGCCGAGCTGCTCGCGATGCACAAGGACACCTATATGCCGATGATCGGCACCGCCGAGGTCGTCGCCAAGCGTTACAATATCAGCCGCGAAGCGCAGGACGAATATTCGCTCCAGTCGCAGCAGCGCACCGCCGCCGCGCAGGCCGCGGGCAAATATGACGACGAGATCGTCGCGTGCAAGGCGACGATGGCGGTCGTGAACAAGGAAACCAAGGAAGTTTCCTATCAGGAAGTCGTCGCCGCCAAGGACGAGTGCAACCGTCCCGACACCACGCTCGAAGGCCTCGCGAGCCTCAAGCCCGTCATGGGCGAAGGCCACACGATCACTGCCGGCAACGCCAGCCAGCTCAGCGACGGCTCGTCGGCCTGCGTCGTGATGGAGGCGAAGCTCGCCGAGAAGCGCGGCCTGACCCCGCTCGGCCGCTATGTCGGCATGGCGGTCGCGGGCACCGAACCCGACGAAATGGGCATCGGCCCCGTCTTCGCCATCCCCAAGCTGCTCGAACGCTTCGAGCTCAAGATGGACGACATCGGCCTCTGGGAACTCAACGAAGCCTTTGCCGTGCAGGTGCTCTATTGCCGCGACAAGCTCGGCATCCCGAACGAGCTGCTCAACGTCAACGGCGGCTCGATCTCGATCGGCCACCCCTTCGGCATGACCGGCGCGCGCTGCGTCGGCCACGCGCTGATCGAGGGCAAGCGCCGCGGCGTCAAATATGCCGTCGTCACCATGTGCATCGGTGGCGGCCAGGGCGCAGCGGGCCTGTTCGAGGTCTTCTGA
- a CDS encoding MaoC family dehydratase has protein sequence MGAITPQEMKELVGQSLGTSEWLLVDQDMINKFADATGDHQFIHIDEEKAKLTPFGGTIAHGFLTLSLFPVLMAKSDCPRPAGVKMGVNYGGNKVRFLAPVRSGKRVRGHFKLLELDEKRPGQWQQTLEFTVEIEGEEKPALMAEWISQFFV, from the coding sequence ATGGGCGCCATCACGCCGCAGGAAATGAAGGAACTGGTCGGACAATCGCTCGGCACGTCGGAGTGGCTGCTGGTCGACCAGGACATGATCAACAAGTTCGCCGACGCCACCGGCGACCATCAGTTCATCCATATCGACGAGGAAAAGGCCAAGCTGACGCCCTTCGGCGGCACGATCGCGCACGGCTTCCTGACGCTGTCACTGTTCCCGGTGCTGATGGCCAAGTCCGACTGCCCGCGCCCCGCCGGGGTCAAGATGGGCGTCAACTACGGCGGCAACAAGGTCCGCTTCCTCGCGCCCGTCCGTTCGGGCAAGCGCGTGCGCGGCCATTTCAAGCTGCTCGAACTCGACGAAAAGCGCCCCGGCCAGTGGCAGCAGACGCTCGAATTCACGGTCGAGATCGAGGGCGAGGAAAAGCCCGCACTGATGGCCGAATGGATCAGCCAGTTCTTCGTCTGA
- a CDS encoding VOC family protein, translating into MTHAFIEHVNLTVSDPDRTAGLLSAIFGWHERWRGPARDGGRTIHLGSESAYIALYAGPDGDHADARYPKGEPLNHVGVQVDDLDTAEMRVKAVGLTPFSHGDYEPGRRFYFLDPDGIEYEVVSYAEPRPR; encoded by the coding sequence ATGACGCACGCCTTCATCGAACATGTGAACCTGACGGTCAGCGACCCCGATCGCACCGCCGGCCTGTTGTCGGCGATCTTCGGCTGGCACGAACGCTGGCGCGGCCCGGCGCGCGATGGCGGGCGCACCATCCACCTCGGCAGCGAAAGCGCCTATATCGCGCTCTACGCCGGCCCCGACGGCGACCATGCCGACGCGCGCTATCCGAAGGGCGAACCGCTCAACCATGTCGGCGTACAGGTCGACGACCTCGATACCGCCGAGATGCGCGTGAAGGCGGTCGGCCTCACTCCCTTCAGTCATGGCGATTACGAGCCGGGCCGCCGCTTCTATTTCCTCGACCCCGACGGCATCGAATATGAGGTCGTCAGCTATGCCGAGCCGCGCCCGCGCTGA
- a CDS encoding pyridoxamine 5'-phosphate oxidase family protein: MTDDITKRFWKALDASPCLMVGLTGERDHRIPMNAQLDKDADSAFWFFTATDNRLAAGGPAMAQFASKGHDLFACIAGTLRTETDRAVLDRLWNNGIAAWYEGGKSDPKLLLLRFDLDNAEIWTADPGIKGLFKLATGLTMKNGELGQHAEVTL, encoded by the coding sequence ATGACCGACGACATCACGAAGCGTTTCTGGAAAGCGCTCGACGCCAGCCCCTGCCTGATGGTCGGCCTGACCGGCGAGCGCGACCATCGCATCCCGATGAACGCGCAGCTCGACAAGGATGCCGACAGCGCCTTCTGGTTCTTCACCGCGACCGACAACCGCCTCGCCGCGGGCGGTCCGGCGATGGCGCAGTTCGCGTCGAAGGGCCACGACCTCTTCGCCTGCATCGCGGGCACGCTGCGCACCGAAACCGACCGTGCCGTGCTCGACAGGCTGTGGAACAACGGCATCGCCGCCTGGTACGAAGGCGGCAAGAGCGACCCGAAGCTGCTCCTGCTCCGCTTCGACCTCGACAATGCCGAAATCTGGACCGCCGATCCCGGCATCAAGGGGCTGTTCAAACTGGCCACCGGTCTGACGATGAAGAATGGCGAACTGGGACAGCATGCCGAGGTGACACTGTAG
- the soxR gene encoding redox-sensitive transcriptional activator SoxR — MHRNDLIAIGELAARTGVAVSAIRFYEAKGLVAALRTRGGQRRFLRADIRRISFILIAQQMGLSLEEIGAELARLPAGRNPNAADWARISAGLRARIAAQIAALERTQELLGNCIGCGCLSLKNCKLYNARDKAAQRGAGPRYVLGDHYREIAEIE; from the coding sequence ATGCACCGGAACGACCTGATCGCGATCGGCGAACTGGCGGCGCGCACCGGGGTCGCGGTGTCGGCGATCCGCTTCTACGAGGCGAAGGGACTGGTCGCGGCGCTGCGCACGCGCGGCGGGCAGCGGCGCTTCCTGCGCGCCGACATCCGCCGCATATCGTTCATCCTGATCGCGCAGCAGATGGGCCTCAGCCTCGAGGAGATCGGCGCCGAACTGGCGCGCCTGCCCGCGGGGCGAAACCCCAACGCCGCCGACTGGGCGCGGATCAGCGCCGGGCTCCGCGCGCGCATCGCGGCGCAGATCGCGGCGCTCGAACGGACGCAGGAATTGCTGGGCAACTGCATCGGCTGCGGTTGCCTGAGCCTCAAGAATTGCAAGCTCTACAACGCGCGCGACAAGGCGGCGCAGCGCGGCGCGGGGCCGCGCTATGTGCTGGGCGACCATTATCGCGAGATCGCCGAAATCGAATGA